In Nocardioides daphniae, the DNA window AGCCGCGACCGGGCGCGTTGGTGGCACGGGCCAGCGGCGAGCCGACCATGACCGCGTCGGCGCCGCAGGCGATCGCCTTCGGGATGTCGCCGGAGCGACCGATGGAGCCGTCGGCGATGACGTGCACGTAGCGGCCACCCGACTCGTCGAGGTAGTCACGACGGGCCGCGGCCACGTCGGAGACGGCCGAGGCCATCGGGACAGCGATGCCCAGCACCGAGCGGGTGGTGTGCGCCGCGCCGCCGCCGAAGCCGACGAGCACGCCGGCCGCGCCGGTGCGCATCAGGTGCAGCGCCGCCTGGTAGGTCGCGCAGCCACCGACGATGACCGGGACGTCGAGCTCGTAGATGAACTCCTTGAGGTTCAGCGGCTCGGCCTGGCTGGAGACGTGCTCGGCGGAGACGGTGGTGCCGCGGATGACGAACATGTCGACACCGGCGTCGACGACCGACTTCGCGAACTCCTTGGTGTGCTGCGGCGAGAGCGAGCCCGCGACGGTCACACCGGCGTCCCGCATCTGCTTGAGGCGCTCGGTGATCAGCTCGGCCTTGATCGGCTCGGTGTAGATCTCCTGCAGGCGCCGGGTGGCGTCGACCCCGCGGAGCCCCGCGACCTCCTCCAGCAGCGGCGTCGGGTCGGCGTATCGGGTCCACAGCCCCTCGAGGTTGAGCACGCCCAGGCCGCCGAGGCGACCGAGCTCGATCGCCGTCTCGGGCGACATCACCGAGTCCATCGGGGCGGCGAGCACCGGGAGGTCGAAGCGGTAGGCGTCGATCTGCCACGCGACGCTGACCTCCTCGGGGTCACGCGTACGA includes these proteins:
- a CDS encoding GuaB3 family IMP dehydrogenase-related protein; its protein translation is MTEIEIGKNKRARRAYAFDDVAIVPSRRTRDPEEVSVAWQIDAYRFDLPVLAAPMDSVMSPETAIELGRLGGLGVLNLEGLWTRYADPTPLLEEVAGLRGVDATRRLQEIYTEPIKAELITERLKQMRDAGVTVAGSLSPQHTKEFAKSVVDAGVDMFVIRGTTVSAEHVSSQAEPLNLKEFIYELDVPVIVGGCATYQAALHLMRTGAAGVLVGFGGGAAHTTRSVLGIAVPMASAVSDVAAARRDYLDESGGRYVHVIADGSIGRSGDIPKAIACGADAVMVGSPLARATNAPGRGFHWGSEATHGALPRGQRVEFEPVGTLEEILFGPSTVADGTMNLIGALKRSMATTGYTELKEFQRVEVVVG